TTCAGATGGTCCAGCTCACGCGGCATTGCCTGCTCCCTGCGATGATTTTTGTCACAGGTTACCGGATGGGATGGCCCTGCCTGCTGCCGCCGATAATACCATCGGTGCTTCAGGAAATCCCGCCAATTAGGATTGGCATTCAGCGAAAAACTTGTCTATTTCCCTACCATATTCTGGATTTGAGGTGAAAATGACTGCGTTGGACAAAATCGACATCCGAATTCTGGACTCGCTGACAGAGCATGGGCGGATCAGCATTTCCGAGCTTTCGGCGGTGATCGGCCTGTCGCAAACGCCCACGGTGAACCGGATCCGGAAACTGGAAGAGACCGGCGTGATCAAAGGGTATCAGGCGCATTTGTCCGAGGCGCTGCTGGGCGGGGCGATTTCCGTCTTCATCTGGGTTTCCCTGGTCGATCAGAACAGCAAAACCCTGATTTCATTTGAAGAGGTCATGGAGCAGTCGCCGGAGGTCATGGATTGTTACCTCATGACCGGAGATGCCGATTATCTTCTGCGCGTTGCCGTAGACGGACTTGAGGAGTTCGAGCGGTTTCTGACGGAACG
This is a stretch of genomic DNA from Hyphomonas adhaerens MHS-3. It encodes these proteins:
- a CDS encoding Lrp/AsnC family transcriptional regulator encodes the protein MTALDKIDIRILDSLTEHGRISISELSAVIGLSQTPTVNRIRKLEETGVIKGYQAHLSEALLGGAISVFIWVSLVDQNSKTLISFEEVMEQSPEVMDCYLMTGDADYLLRVAVDGLEEFERFLTERLAGLSEVTRIRSSVALRPVVQKRRPPELSRQVQSNPLKQRSQ